In a single window of the Pontibacter russatus genome:
- a CDS encoding NifU family protein yields MAAINVDQDFMLRIEGALDQIRPYLEADGGNVKVLEVTDEMVLKLELLGACGSCPMSTMTLKAGVEQSVLKAVPEIRAVEAINVLPLSV; encoded by the coding sequence ATGGCAGCCATAAACGTAGATCAAGATTTCATGCTCCGCATCGAAGGCGCCCTCGACCAGATAAGGCCCTACCTTGAAGCTGACGGGGGCAATGTAAAGGTGCTGGAGGTAACAGACGAGATGGTGCTGAAACTGGAACTGCTGGGCGCCTGCGGCTCCTGCCCCATGTCTACCATGACGCTGAAAGCCGGTGTGGAGCAGTCGGTGCTGAAGGCTGTGCCGGAGATAAGGGCCGTGGAGGCCATAAACGTACTGCCGTTGTCGGTGTAA